One Myxococcaceae bacterium JPH2 DNA window includes the following coding sequences:
- a CDS encoding YcnI family protein translates to MKLPLGTLFALAGSLLATTAHAHVSVSGPGPAVAGASFDADFTLSHGCSGADTYRVRIAIPEGVTSVRPLDAVFGKAVVEKDATTGNVTAVTWTKASADVLPADTQLYRFTLRAKLPGKPFTTLYFPTTQTCRAANGAETTVEWVGTSGEHDHGGSDAGTTPAAEPAPSLFLVPSRVPGWNRYTVMEHVHDLTVFKDALIVWSGAAAYSFNPITQAQIEQEPGVQPLSEIHPGTDIWVKY, encoded by the coding sequence ATGAAGCTCCCGCTCGGCACGCTGTTCGCTCTCGCAGGTTCCCTCCTCGCCACGACCGCGCACGCGCACGTGTCCGTCAGCGGCCCAGGCCCCGCCGTCGCGGGCGCGAGCTTCGACGCGGACTTCACGCTCAGCCACGGCTGCAGCGGCGCGGACACCTACCGCGTGCGCATCGCCATCCCCGAGGGCGTCACCTCGGTGCGCCCCTTGGACGCAGTGTTCGGCAAGGCCGTGGTGGAGAAGGACGCCACCACCGGCAACGTGACGGCCGTGACGTGGACCAAGGCGAGCGCGGACGTGCTCCCCGCCGACACGCAGCTCTATCGCTTCACGCTGCGCGCGAAGCTGCCGGGCAAACCCTTCACCACGCTGTACTTCCCCACCACCCAGACCTGCCGCGCGGCGAATGGAGCCGAGACGACGGTGGAGTGGGTGGGCACCTCGGGAGAGCACGACCACGGGGGCAGCGACGCGGGCACCACTCCCGCCGCCGAGCCCGCACCGTCCCTGTTCCTGGTGCCCTCGCGCGTGCCGGGCTGGAACCGCTACACCGTCATGGAGCACGTCCACGACCTCACGGTCTTCAAGGACGCGCTCATCGTCTGGTCAGGCGCCGCGGCCTACAGCTTCAACCCCATCACCCAGGCGCAGATTGAACAGGAGCCCGGCGTCCAGCCGCTGTCGGAGATTCATCCCGGCACGGACATCTGGGTGAAGTACTGA
- a CDS encoding thioredoxin family protein encodes MKQVFTALALTTAFVGAPVFAADTAEVGKPAPAFTLKDESGKEHSLAEYKGKVVVLEWTNPECPFVKRHYEAKTMQDTVKGFDSKKVVWLAVDSTSTHTPQVASEWKKKEALSYPVLLDTAGTVGKSYGAKTTPHMYVIDAQGVVRYAGAIDDDPRGKNATKTNYVKSAVDALLGGKPVAAPTSEPYGCSVKYKS; translated from the coding sequence ATGAAGCAGGTCTTCACCGCTCTCGCGCTCACCACGGCCTTCGTGGGCGCCCCTGTGTTCGCCGCTGACACCGCTGAAGTGGGCAAGCCCGCACCTGCCTTCACGCTGAAGGACGAGTCCGGCAAGGAGCACTCGCTGGCCGAGTACAAGGGCAAGGTCGTCGTCCTCGAGTGGACCAACCCGGAGTGCCCCTTCGTGAAGCGGCACTACGAGGCCAAGACGATGCAGGACACCGTGAAGGGCTTCGACTCGAAGAAGGTCGTGTGGCTCGCGGTGGACTCCACCTCCACGCACACGCCGCAGGTCGCGTCCGAGTGGAAGAAGAAGGAGGCGCTGAGCTACCCGGTGCTGCTGGACACGGCCGGCACCGTGGGCAAGTCGTATGGCGCGAAGACGACGCCGCACATGTACGTCATCGACGCGCAGGGCGTGGTCCGCTACGCGGGCGCCATCGATGACGACCCGCGCGGCAAGAACGCGACGAAGACCAACTACGTGAAGAGCGCGGTGGACGCGCTGCTGGGCGGCAAGCCGGTGGCCGCCCCCACGTCCGAGCCCTATGGCTGCTCGGTGAAGTACAAGAGCTGA
- a CDS encoding thioredoxin family protein, whose product MSRQWFKRLGWSGGLGALLLAAVANAALPPSAVASGAPDEGDPRVEAALVVDSTQVQAGGDFRVGVRFRLDPDWHIYWKNPGDSGLATDVAWDTPGVTVDAVRWPFPSTFRTSDGFITTYGYHDEVLLFAPAHASKQATGSLTLSAAVDALVCKVHCIPAQLLLTRAIPVGPRTEADPEFASLFDAAQARVPQAEDAAGLKLSLALDAKTLTADQPFTGTLTVGSAQALPPVEGDFFVPERINGVDTVALKSLGAGQFKLEGKASPVAPKGEPRLAGVLRLGTASQGYRAVEVNLPLAPFAAAAVAPTPPAPLKMPSVQDAMSKVKPVAVAPAAEAAPFGLGLALLFAFLGGALLNLMPCVFPVLALKAYGFTRMVQEEKGRVAPHAAAYAGGIVGTMMLLAGAVLAVRAGGHSVGWGFQFQEPLFVAGVSAVLVVFALNLFGLFTLGTDGTALAGKVDQSHGLLRSAGEGVLAVVLATPCSAPLLGTAVGFAFAAGPATVLAVFLALGLGLALPFCVLVMVPGLVKRLPKPGAWMERAKQLLGFALLGTTVWLVWVMGGLAGVDGMARLLAFLVVVGLGTWLYGQAQLMEGVRKLGTVGIAAVLLVACGALALRFDESQASRGAAGAAVAHAAQPWDEAAVTAALEAGQPVFIDFTADWCLTCKFNERTVLSREEVRAAFTKYGVAFFVADWTRRDARITAKLADHGRAGVPMYLVLSPSSPDKPEVLSELLTTDSVIEAVRRAAECGPDRKGSGVLCAADSPRR is encoded by the coding sequence ATGTCGCGTCAGTGGTTCAAGAGGCTCGGGTGGAGTGGTGGTCTGGGTGCGTTGCTCCTGGCGGCGGTGGCGAATGCCGCGCTGCCTCCCTCCGCCGTGGCCAGTGGTGCTCCTGACGAGGGCGATCCGCGTGTCGAGGCCGCGCTGGTGGTGGACTCCACCCAGGTCCAGGCGGGCGGGGACTTCCGCGTGGGCGTGCGCTTCCGCTTGGACCCGGACTGGCACATCTACTGGAAGAATCCAGGAGACTCGGGGCTGGCCACGGACGTGGCGTGGGACACGCCGGGCGTCACGGTGGATGCGGTGCGTTGGCCCTTCCCGTCCACCTTCCGGACGTCGGACGGGTTCATCACCACGTACGGCTACCACGATGAGGTGCTGCTGTTCGCGCCCGCGCATGCCTCGAAGCAGGCCACGGGCTCGCTGACGTTGTCGGCCGCGGTGGATGCGCTCGTGTGCAAGGTGCACTGCATCCCCGCACAGCTCCTGCTCACGCGCGCCATCCCCGTGGGTCCGCGCACGGAGGCTGACCCGGAGTTCGCTTCGCTCTTCGATGCGGCCCAGGCGCGCGTGCCCCAGGCCGAGGATGCGGCGGGGCTCAAGCTGTCGCTGGCGCTGGATGCGAAGACGCTGACCGCGGACCAGCCGTTCACCGGCACCCTCACGGTGGGCTCGGCGCAGGCGCTCCCTCCGGTGGAGGGTGACTTCTTCGTCCCCGAGCGCATCAACGGCGTGGACACCGTCGCGTTGAAGTCGCTGGGCGCGGGCCAGTTCAAGCTGGAGGGGAAGGCGTCTCCCGTCGCGCCCAAGGGTGAGCCTCGGCTCGCGGGGGTGCTGCGGTTGGGCACGGCGAGCCAGGGCTACCGCGCGGTGGAGGTGAACCTTCCGCTGGCGCCGTTCGCTGCCGCGGCGGTCGCGCCGACTCCGCCCGCGCCGCTGAAGATGCCCTCGGTGCAGGACGCGATGAGCAAGGTGAAGCCCGTGGCCGTGGCTCCCGCCGCGGAGGCCGCGCCGTTCGGGCTGGGGCTGGCGCTGCTGTTCGCGTTCCTCGGTGGCGCGCTGCTCAACCTGATGCCGTGCGTGTTCCCGGTGCTGGCGCTCAAGGCCTACGGCTTCACGCGCATGGTGCAGGAGGAGAAGGGGCGCGTGGCCCCGCATGCGGCGGCGTACGCGGGCGGCATCGTCGGCACGATGATGTTGCTGGCGGGCGCGGTGCTGGCGGTGCGCGCGGGCGGACACAGCGTGGGCTGGGGCTTCCAGTTCCAGGAGCCGCTCTTCGTCGCGGGCGTGAGCGCGGTGCTGGTGGTGTTCGCGCTCAACCTCTTCGGTCTCTTCACGCTGGGCACTGACGGCACGGCACTGGCCGGCAAGGTGGACCAGAGCCACGGCCTCTTGCGCAGCGCGGGCGAGGGCGTGCTGGCCGTGGTGCTGGCGACGCCCTGCTCGGCGCCGCTGCTGGGGACCGCGGTGGGCTTCGCCTTCGCGGCGGGTCCGGCGACGGTGCTGGCCGTGTTCCTGGCGCTGGGCCTGGGGCTCGCGCTGCCCTTCTGTGTGCTGGTGATGGTGCCGGGGTTGGTCAAGCGACTGCCCAAGCCGGGCGCGTGGATGGAGCGCGCCAAGCAGTTGCTCGGGTTCGCGCTGCTCGGCACCACCGTGTGGCTCGTGTGGGTCATGGGCGGGCTGGCGGGCGTGGACGGCATGGCGCGCCTCCTGGCCTTCCTCGTCGTCGTCGGGTTGGGCACGTGGCTGTATGGCCAGGCCCAGTTGATGGAGGGTGTGCGCAAGCTGGGCACGGTGGGCATCGCGGCGGTGCTGCTGGTGGCCTGTGGCGCGCTGGCCCTGCGCTTCGATGAGTCGCAGGCCTCGCGAGGCGCGGCGGGCGCGGCCGTGGCGCACGCGGCTCAACCGTGGGACGAGGCGGCGGTGACCGCGGCGCTGGAGGCCGGGCAGCCGGTGTTCATCGACTTCACCGCGGACTGGTGTCTCACGTGCAAGTTCAACGAGCGCACCGTGCTGTCTCGTGAAGAGGTGCGCGCCGCGTTCACGAAGTATGGGGTGGCCTTCTTCGTGGCGGACTGGACGCGCCGGGACGCGCGCATCACCGCGAAGCTGGCCGACCACGGTCGCGCGGGCGTGCCCATGTACCTGGTGCTGAGCCCCTCCTCGCCGGACAAGCCCGAGGTGCTCTCGGAGTTGCTCACCACCGACTCCGTCATCGAGGCCGTGCGGCGCGCGGCGGAATGCGGGCCAGACCGCAAGGGTTCTGGAGTGCTCTGCGCCGCCGACTCCCCGCGGCGCTGA
- a CDS encoding VWA domain-containing protein — translation MKQTAWAVERDAEPGREVLLLVVLEADAESPRAPVAVNLVMDRSASMRGAPMAAAVDAARSLVERAGPRDYLGLLTFDAEPEQVLPLRAMEPGAKAAFLQALARLECGEGTALHEAIERGAEAVRRVLVPGARPQLLVLTDGEPSVGTTLLPDFRALGGKVAESGVSLQALGLGRHYLPEILEALTGPSGTGFTHVDDAEGLPLAVDVVGADLFGEVVSDARVYVLPTGFSAVRCSHRYPSRVEGDAMSATLGSVSRAFPRRVLFTGTLERAEWNLSVTASYTQDNDARRISLPVTRLLPDSEEGRFVRAVSAELDLVACEAAAWKALGKRQVDAADRALDGADRALFKLARLGSPAVPAQRHVDRLAELRRAVERRASQLPPLGIRRAQSEVSRISISRVGPAPAPVSGMVPWKVGEES, via the coding sequence TTGAAGCAGACAGCCTGGGCAGTGGAGCGCGACGCGGAGCCCGGCCGCGAAGTGCTCCTGCTCGTCGTGCTGGAGGCGGACGCGGAGTCCCCGCGCGCGCCTGTCGCGGTCAACCTCGTCATGGACCGCAGCGCCTCCATGCGCGGGGCGCCGATGGCCGCGGCGGTGGATGCCGCCCGGTCGCTCGTGGAGCGCGCGGGCCCTCGCGATTACCTGGGGCTGCTGACCTTCGACGCCGAGCCGGAGCAGGTGCTGCCCCTGCGCGCCATGGAGCCTGGCGCGAAGGCCGCCTTCCTTCAGGCGCTCGCGCGTCTGGAGTGCGGCGAAGGCACCGCGCTGCACGAGGCCATCGAGCGAGGCGCCGAGGCCGTCCGCCGTGTGCTCGTTCCCGGCGCGCGCCCGCAGCTTCTGGTGCTCACCGATGGCGAGCCGTCCGTGGGCACCACGCTGCTGCCTGACTTCCGCGCGCTGGGCGGCAAGGTGGCGGAGTCCGGCGTGTCGCTGCAGGCGCTGGGGTTGGGGCGCCACTACCTGCCCGAGATTCTCGAGGCGCTCACGGGCCCCTCCGGCACGGGCTTCACGCACGTGGACGATGCCGAGGGCTTGCCCCTGGCCGTGGACGTGGTGGGCGCGGACCTCTTCGGTGAGGTCGTCTCGGATGCGCGCGTGTACGTGCTCCCCACGGGCTTCTCCGCGGTGCGGTGCAGCCATCGCTATCCGTCGCGCGTGGAGGGCGATGCGATGAGCGCGACGCTGGGCTCGGTGTCTCGCGCGTTCCCTCGCCGCGTCCTCTTCACCGGCACGCTGGAGCGCGCCGAGTGGAACCTGAGCGTCACGGCCTCCTACACGCAGGACAACGACGCGCGTCGCATCAGCCTCCCTGTCACGCGGCTGTTGCCAGACAGCGAAGAGGGGCGCTTCGTGCGCGCCGTGTCCGCCGAACTCGACCTGGTGGCGTGCGAGGCCGCGGCGTGGAAGGCGCTCGGCAAGCGGCAGGTGGATGCGGCCGACCGAGCGCTCGACGGCGCGGACCGTGCGCTCTTCAAGCTCGCCCGCTTGGGCTCTCCCGCGGTCCCCGCGCAGCGACACGTGGACCGGTTGGCGGAGCTGCGGCGCGCGGTGGAGCGGCGGGCCTCACAGCTTCCTCCGCTCGGCATCCGACGCGCGCAGTCGGAGGTGTCCCGCATCTCCATCAGCCGCGTGGGGCCTGCCCCGGCGCCCGTGTCCGGGATGGTTCCTTGGAAGGTGGGCGAGGAGTCCTGA
- a CDS encoding (Fe-S)-binding protein: protein MSPIITGLLLAVAVSLFIITMSGRAGVLLAMKQENRLDQIPYRVAQLVRFGLGQKRMVDPEEFTPGLFHIFIYAAFMVLAVRTVMLFTIGFSSTALEVLTDFSHPVWADVPALAAVYRVYLLIKDVVAALALLGVAFFVWTRWKVKPDRMSQSWEAYLILGFIAGLMVTEFVFGGGHLVTAHAAQGAQAPAPSLAWYEPVTSAVGLAMMPMGPTAAHALGTAGFWTHLTIILAFLNFLPLGKHFHIITGLFNVFFQRSHSTGKLPTPNLEKEEFGAATVKDLTWKQGLDLYSCTECGRCQTHCPTYITGKPLTHKAVNQDLKHWIWDHEQWVEEGYHDGMKQPLPEMIGSALKAETVWACTSCGWCEQACPVFIENVPRLIDMRRYQVQVKAEFPPEIQRVFEGIERQGNPWGLGQDRRDEWAEDLNLPTWGDGGGPYEYLFFVGCAGSYDDKQKKVSRSLVKIMREAGVTFATLSKQEMCNGDPARRMGNEYLYQTMAKTNVETWNSMGVKAVITQCPHCFNTIKNEYPEFGGEYRVINHTQLINELLKDKRIKLSAVMNTKLTYHDPCYLGRHNGVYDAPREVLNAIPGLEVVEMQRSKREGFCCGAGGGRMWMEEHIGTRINHNRINEVALTLKHAEDPSTPFPDATDKKKPGQVGDYKETGGSGVVAVACPFCSTMLNDAVNDTGREQIKIKDITELVADAMETRGGSVAPGVTVSAKPE, encoded by the coding sequence ATGAGTCCCATCATCACCGGCCTGCTACTCGCCGTCGCCGTCTCACTCTTCATCATCACCATGTCCGGCCGAGCCGGCGTGCTGCTCGCGATGAAGCAGGAGAACCGGCTGGACCAGATTCCCTACCGCGTGGCGCAGCTGGTGCGCTTCGGGTTGGGCCAGAAGCGCATGGTGGACCCGGAGGAGTTCACGCCCGGCCTGTTCCACATCTTCATCTACGCCGCCTTCATGGTGCTGGCGGTCCGTACGGTGATGCTCTTCACCATCGGCTTCTCGTCCACGGCGTTGGAAGTGCTGACGGACTTCAGCCACCCGGTGTGGGCGGACGTCCCGGCGCTCGCTGCGGTGTACCGCGTCTACCTGTTGATCAAGGACGTGGTCGCGGCGCTGGCGCTCCTGGGCGTGGCCTTCTTCGTGTGGACGCGCTGGAAGGTGAAGCCGGACCGCATGTCGCAGTCGTGGGAGGCGTACCTCATCCTCGGATTCATCGCGGGCCTGATGGTGACGGAGTTCGTCTTCGGCGGTGGCCACCTGGTGACGGCGCACGCGGCGCAGGGCGCTCAGGCCCCGGCGCCTTCCCTGGCCTGGTACGAGCCGGTCACCAGCGCGGTGGGCCTGGCGATGATGCCGATGGGTCCCACAGCCGCGCACGCGCTGGGCACGGCGGGCTTCTGGACGCACCTGACCATCATCCTGGCGTTCCTGAACTTCCTGCCGCTGGGCAAGCACTTCCACATCATCACCGGCCTCTTCAACGTCTTCTTCCAGCGCTCCCACTCCACGGGCAAGCTGCCCACGCCCAACCTGGAGAAGGAAGAGTTCGGCGCCGCCACGGTGAAGGACCTCACGTGGAAGCAGGGCCTGGACCTCTACTCCTGCACCGAGTGCGGTCGCTGCCAGACGCACTGCCCCACGTACATCACGGGCAAGCCGCTCACGCACAAGGCCGTCAACCAGGACCTGAAGCACTGGATCTGGGACCACGAGCAGTGGGTGGAAGAGGGCTACCACGACGGCATGAAGCAGCCCCTGCCGGAGATGATTGGCAGTGCGCTGAAGGCCGAGACGGTGTGGGCGTGCACGAGCTGCGGCTGGTGTGAGCAGGCCTGCCCGGTGTTCATCGAGAACGTCCCGCGCCTCATCGACATGCGCCGCTACCAGGTGCAGGTGAAGGCCGAGTTCCCGCCGGAGATCCAGCGCGTGTTCGAGGGCATCGAGCGCCAGGGCAACCCCTGGGGCCTGGGCCAGGACCGCCGCGACGAGTGGGCCGAGGACCTGAACCTGCCCACGTGGGGTGACGGCGGCGGACCGTACGAGTACCTGTTCTTCGTGGGCTGCGCGGGCAGCTACGACGACAAGCAGAAGAAGGTGAGCCGCTCGCTCGTGAAGATCATGCGCGAGGCGGGCGTGACGTTCGCCACGCTCTCCAAGCAGGAGATGTGCAACGGCGACCCGGCGCGCCGCATGGGCAACGAGTACCTGTACCAGACGATGGCCAAGACGAACGTCGAGACGTGGAACTCGATGGGCGTGAAGGCGGTCATCACCCAGTGCCCGCACTGCTTCAACACCATCAAGAACGAGTACCCGGAGTTCGGCGGCGAGTACCGGGTCATCAACCACACGCAGCTCATCAACGAACTGCTGAAGGACAAGCGCATCAAGCTGTCCGCGGTCATGAATACGAAGCTCACGTACCACGACCCCTGCTACCTGGGCCGCCACAACGGCGTGTACGACGCGCCTCGCGAGGTGCTCAACGCCATCCCGGGTCTGGAGGTCGTGGAGATGCAGCGCAGCAAGCGCGAGGGCTTCTGCTGCGGCGCCGGTGGCGGACGGATGTGGATGGAAGAGCACATCGGCACGCGCATCAACCACAACCGCATCAACGAAGTGGCGCTCACGCTCAAGCACGCCGAGGACCCGTCCACGCCGTTCCCCGATGCCACGGACAAGAAGAAGCCGGGCCAGGTGGGCGACTACAAGGAGACGGGTGGCAGCGGCGTGGTCGCGGTGGCCTGCCCGTTCTGCTCGACGATGCTCAACGACGCCGTGAACGACACGGGCCGCGAGCAGATCAAGATCAAGGACATCACCGAGCTGGTCGCCGATGCGATGGAGACGCGCGGCGGCTCCGTGGCGCCCGGAGTGACGGTGAGCGCCAAGCCGGAGTAG
- a CDS encoding ankyrin repeat domain-containing protein, translated as MSLFDAVSAGDRAAVLAQLDAGADPNPFDLEGRTPLMLAAREGQTELVGLLLEAGADPILTDSIGETPLIMAAAHGHAEVCRLLLPHARADEKDLARTLLSGLGLGHIPMDPPAVPPDSFRRKLASAGAYVAGKLGDDGPTKRLERALRAEKQRKP; from the coding sequence ATGTCCTTGTTCGATGCCGTGAGCGCGGGAGACCGCGCCGCCGTGCTGGCCCAGCTCGATGCGGGCGCGGACCCCAATCCCTTTGACCTGGAAGGCCGCACGCCCCTCATGCTGGCCGCTCGCGAGGGGCAGACGGAGCTGGTGGGCCTGCTGTTGGAGGCGGGCGCCGACCCCATCCTCACGGACTCCATCGGCGAGACGCCGCTCATCATGGCCGCTGCCCACGGCCACGCCGAGGTGTGCCGCCTGCTCCTGCCCCACGCGCGCGCGGATGAGAAGGACCTGGCTCGCACGCTCCTGTCGGGACTCGGGCTGGGGCACATCCCGATGGATCCGCCGGCTGTGCCGCCGGACAGCTTCCGCCGCAAGCTCGCCTCGGCGGGCGCCTACGTCGCGGGGAAGCTGGGCGATGACGGCCCCACGAAGCGGCTGGAGCGTGCGCTGCGCGCGGAGAAGCAGCGCAAGCCCTGA
- a CDS encoding PD40 domain-containing protein: MRGIRRILGGMVAVGLLGACQPLDEGGGGGAGDVLFTRGFAFVRNDRNVYVVDDKGDPNSPQRLTSGGGAFQPSVSRDGRSVVFVQKSGNTTSLQTVPTSGGVTATLFTTNDVACGVRGCTNFRYPTFSPDSRTIVFVFDRGSGSNSELGQVNVDGSSFKALTPGTTISYGAPSFFPNGTTVLVPAGNNTFQFNQLARVPLNGGPATFSSLGNEVLSIVNRAVVSSDGTQVALDGKLSSGSTRIFVGPLTSTGIGQLRRLSDYSTATVQETFPSWTSASGLGFLFSDAGGDPSIYRATVSLTPSSVSLAVPTAAEPSYGPF; encoded by the coding sequence ATGCGTGGCATCCGGCGAATTCTCGGCGGGATGGTGGCGGTGGGACTTCTGGGCGCGTGCCAGCCCCTGGACGAAGGAGGCGGCGGTGGCGCGGGCGACGTGCTCTTCACCCGAGGCTTCGCGTTCGTTCGCAACGACCGCAACGTCTACGTGGTGGATGACAAAGGAGACCCCAACAGCCCGCAGCGGCTGACGTCCGGCGGTGGCGCGTTCCAGCCCTCGGTGTCGCGTGACGGGCGCAGCGTCGTCTTCGTGCAGAAGTCGGGCAACACCACGTCGCTGCAGACGGTCCCCACCTCGGGCGGCGTGACGGCGACCCTCTTCACGACCAACGACGTGGCGTGTGGCGTGAGGGGCTGCACCAACTTCCGCTATCCCACCTTCAGCCCGGACTCGCGCACCATCGTCTTCGTGTTCGACCGGGGCTCGGGCTCCAACAGCGAGCTGGGGCAGGTGAACGTGGATGGCAGCAGCTTCAAGGCGCTCACCCCGGGCACCACCATCTCCTACGGCGCGCCGTCCTTCTTCCCGAACGGCACGACGGTGCTGGTGCCCGCGGGCAACAACACCTTCCAGTTCAACCAGCTCGCGCGGGTGCCGCTCAATGGCGGGCCCGCGACGTTCAGCTCGCTGGGCAACGAGGTGCTGTCCATCGTGAACCGCGCGGTGGTGTCGTCGGACGGCACGCAGGTGGCGCTCGATGGGAAGCTCTCCTCGGGCAGCACGCGCATCTTCGTGGGGCCGCTGACGTCCACGGGCATCGGCCAGCTCCGCCGCCTGTCCGACTACTCCACGGCCACCGTGCAGGAGACCTTCCCGAGCTGGACGAGCGCCAGTGGCCTGGGCTTCCTCTTCTCCGACGCGGGCGGAGACCCGAGCATCTACCGCGCGACGGTGAGCCTCACGCCCAGCTCGGTGAGCCTCGCGGTGCCCACGGCCGCGGAGCCGTCCTACGGGCCCTTCTGA
- a CDS encoding non-proteolytic archaemetzincin-like protein: MPQKTLLLLSVGSPPATLLRDLQDPLATHMGVTAVVGRAALPAPTYAFNKDRGQYHCNAIMRRLTPLMEPGQHLVMGVTDVDLFVPDSPFVLGEADRESKVAVVSLSRMRHGAEGEHLRRRLQVEVVHQAGHLLGLSYCEDLRCVMFFAQAPQDCDRKQLSLCNLCRNELQKLNR, from the coding sequence ATGCCGCAGAAGACACTCCTGCTGCTCTCCGTGGGGAGCCCTCCGGCCACCCTGTTGAGGGACTTGCAGGACCCGCTGGCGACGCACATGGGCGTCACGGCGGTGGTGGGACGCGCGGCGCTGCCAGCTCCCACCTACGCCTTCAACAAGGATCGCGGCCAATACCACTGCAACGCCATCATGCGCCGGCTCACTCCCTTGATGGAGCCGGGGCAGCACCTGGTGATGGGCGTGACGGACGTGGACCTGTTCGTCCCGGACTCGCCCTTCGTCCTCGGCGAGGCGGACCGCGAGTCGAAGGTCGCGGTGGTGAGCCTGTCCCGCATGCGCCATGGCGCGGAGGGCGAGCACCTGCGCCGCCGCCTCCAGGTGGAGGTGGTGCACCAGGCCGGTCACCTGCTGGGCCTGTCGTACTGCGAGGACCTTCGCTGCGTGATGTTCTTCGCCCAGGCGCCACAGGACTGTGACCGCAAGCAGCTGTCGCTCTGCAACCTGTGCCGCAACGAGCTGCAGAAGCTCAACCGCTGA
- a CDS encoding RtcB family protein translates to MMPRVFDASSSAVPILAWARALPPKALKQLQHLAAQPYVVEHIAAMPDVHVAHGVAVGTVFATEHHVVPGALGGDLGCGVSAYRFAFPAASLGRSDLEDLVSRLGARIPVGDDVHRRREQELPADLRTPPLSTQRLGRAWTQLAPRHLGTLGGGNHFLELDRDGAGDLWLLVHSGSRGVGAAIGAHHQQAAVAKGEGSLPALRTDTPEGLACLEDMALACRFARANREALAAQALAVLGEVLGVAPEPDSTVDVHHNHVARETHFGRALWVHRKGAVGLEEGAVGLLPGSMGTASYLVTGRGEPRAYRSCAHGAGRVLTRTEARQRIRPAALENALRRVVFDPRRLDSLVEEAPAAYRDISEVLEDAADLAVPRVRLTPLAVLKG, encoded by the coding sequence ATGATGCCGCGCGTCTTCGATGCCTCGTCGAGCGCCGTCCCCATCCTCGCGTGGGCTCGCGCCCTTCCGCCGAAAGCGCTGAAGCAGCTCCAGCACCTCGCGGCGCAGCCCTATGTCGTCGAGCACATCGCGGCGATGCCCGATGTTCACGTGGCACACGGGGTGGCGGTGGGCACCGTCTTCGCCACCGAGCACCACGTCGTGCCAGGGGCGCTCGGCGGGGACCTGGGCTGCGGCGTGAGCGCGTACCGCTTCGCGTTCCCCGCGGCGTCGCTCGGGCGCTCGGACCTGGAGGACCTCGTGTCCCGACTGGGCGCGCGAATCCCCGTGGGAGACGACGTCCACCGGAGGCGCGAGCAGGAGCTGCCGGCGGACCTGCGGACGCCCCCGCTCTCCACCCAGCGCCTGGGCCGCGCGTGGACGCAGCTCGCGCCGCGACACCTGGGCACGCTCGGCGGGGGCAACCACTTCCTCGAGCTGGACCGCGACGGCGCGGGCGACCTGTGGCTGCTCGTGCACTCGGGCTCTCGGGGCGTGGGCGCCGCCATCGGTGCGCACCACCAGCAGGCGGCGGTCGCGAAGGGCGAGGGCTCACTCCCGGCGCTCCGGACGGACACCCCCGAGGGGCTCGCCTGCCTCGAGGACATGGCGCTCGCCTGCCGATTCGCGCGCGCCAATCGGGAGGCCCTCGCGGCCCAGGCGCTCGCGGTGCTGGGTGAGGTGCTCGGGGTGGCGCCGGAGCCTGACTCCACAGTGGACGTGCACCACAACCACGTCGCGCGGGAGACGCACTTCGGCCGCGCGTTGTGGGTGCACCGAAAGGGGGCGGTGGGGCTGGAGGAGGGCGCGGTGGGCCTCCTCCCCGGCTCGATGGGGACGGCCTCCTACCTCGTCACGGGCCGAGGCGAGCCCCGGGCCTACCGCTCCTGCGCGCACGGCGCCGGCCGCGTCCTCACCCGCACCGAGGCCCGCCAGCGCATCCGCCCTGCCGCATTGGAGAACGCCCTGCGTCGCGTCGTCTTCGACCCTCGGCGCCTCGACTCGCTGGTGGAGGAGGCCCCGGCGGCCTATCGCGACATCTCCGAGGTGCTGGAGGACGCTGCAGATCTCGCCGTGCCCCGGGTGCGGCTCACCCCGCTGGCGGTCCTCAAGGGCTGA
- a CDS encoding ribosome-binding factor A, which translates to MSPSTPRRPRAPHRRSGSSLLKSQPFTARHLRVQSTLFHEVDLLFRTELSDPRLEGFALKSFELSPDGRLIRIGYTLHATRHASSSVEDALEGAQGYLRAQVAAHLNLKRVPYLRFVYLGTAPWSDEEDAPDEEGDAS; encoded by the coding sequence ATGTCTCCTTCCACGCCTCGTCGTCCCCGCGCGCCGCATCGGCGCTCGGGTTCCTCGCTGTTGAAGTCGCAGCCGTTCACCGCGCGTCACCTGCGCGTGCAGTCCACCCTGTTCCACGAGGTGGACCTGCTGTTTCGCACCGAGCTGTCCGACCCACGCCTCGAGGGCTTCGCGCTGAAGTCCTTCGAGTTGTCCCCGGATGGTCGGCTCATCCGCATCGGCTACACCCTCCACGCCACACGTCATGCTTCGTCCTCGGTGGAGGACGCGCTGGAGGGAGCGCAGGGCTACCTGCGCGCGCAGGTAGCCGCCCACCTCAACCTCAAGCGCGTGCCGTACCTGCGGTTCGTCTACCTGGGCACCGCTCCCTGGTCGGACGAGGAGGATGCGCCCGACGAGGAAGGAGACGCGTCATGA